From one Physeter macrocephalus isolate SW-GA chromosome 18, ASM283717v5, whole genome shotgun sequence genomic stretch:
- the NEK4 gene encoding serine/threonine-protein kinase Nek4 isoform X3, whose protein sequence is MPLTAYCYLRVVGRGSYGEVTLVRHRRDGRQYVIKKLNLRNASSRERRAAEQEAQLLSQLKHPNIVTYKESWEGGDGLLYIVMGFCEGGDLYRKLKEQKGMLLSESQVVEWFVQIAMALQYLHEKHILHRDLKTQNVFLTRTNIIKVGDLGIARVLDNHCDMASTLIGTPYYMSPELFSNKPYNYKSDVWALGCCVYEMATLKHAFNAKDMNSLVYRIIEGKLPPMPKDYSPELAEIIRTMLSKRPEERPSVRSILRQPYIKRQISLFLEATKAKTSKNNIKNGDSKSKPVATVVSGKAELSHETVPPQPHSSEGSKTYVMGEDKYLSQEKPIVIGPLKTPASLKGHTYKPDISNTAESLATISRVNIDILPAERRNSVNNSLVQENKRRHLDASNELEGKCIISQVKERLQDNTKSSAQPGNRIPTWSIDYVIGERNDPVKPLQPLNKDQNLSKDQDQVAAECVIEKQDRIHPALQPHSSGSEPFLSQQRRQKKREHTEHSGEKRQFQETPPRLLPSLSTVGKVDVTSTQKDAENQSRVVTGSVSSSRNSEISSSKDRPLSARERRRLKQSQEEIFPSGPSVRRVSLSPAGPGKPQEEGHPTPAQWLSSDHSVAQKRKLTHCLSEDELSSSTSSTDKSNGDFKEGKGHTNEMSDLVQLMTQTLKLDSKESYEDLPVPEPVSEFKLHRKYRDTLILHGKVAEGAEELDFKELPSAIVPGSEKIRRIVEVLRADVIRGLGIQLLEQVYDILEEEDELEREAKSGSTARELGVGTVACLSLSDTPTLEAQRG, encoded by the exons ATGCCCCTGACCGCCTACTGCTACCTGCGTGTCGTGGGCAGGGGCAGCTACGGGGAGGTGACGCTCGTGAGGCACCGACGGGACGGCAGGCAG TATGTCATCAAAAAGCTGAACCTCCGAAATGCCTCCAGCCGAGAGCGGCGAGCTGCTGAACAGGAAGCTCAGCTCTTGTCTCAGTTGAAGCATCCCAATATTGTCACCTACAAGGAGtcgtgggagggaggggatggtcTGCTGTATATCGTCATGGGCTTCTGTGAAGGAGGTGATCTGTACCGAAAGCTCAAAGAGCAGAAGGGGATGCTTCTGTCCGAGAGTCAGGTGGTGGAGTGGTTTGTTCAGATCGCTATGGCTCTGCAG tatttacATGAAAAACACATCCTTCACCGAGATCTAAAAACTCAAAATGTCTTCCTAACAAGAACAAACATCATCAAAGTGGGTGACCTAGGAATTGCCCGAGTGCTTGATAACCACTGTGACATGGCTAGCACCCTCATTGGCACACCCTACTACATGAGCCCTGAATTGTTCTCAAACAAACCCTACAACTATAAG tctgaTGTTTGGGCTCTGGGATGCTGTGTTTATGAAATGGCCACCCTGAAGCATGCTTTCAATGCAAAAGACATGAATTCTTTAGTTTATCGGATTATTGAAGGAAAG CTGCCACCAATGCCGAAAGATTACAGCCCAGAGCTGGCAGAAATAATAAGAACGATGCTGAGCAAAAGGCCTGAAGAAAGACCTTCTGTGAGGAGCATCCTAAGGCAGCCTTACATAAAGCGCCAAATATCCTTGTTTTTGGAGGCCACGAAGGC aaaaacttccaaaaataatattaaaaatggtgACTCTAAATCCAAGCCTGTGGCTACAGTGGTTTCTGGAAAGGCTGAATTAAGTCATGAAACCGTTCCCCCTCAACCACACTCTTCTGAGGGCTCCAAGACATATGTAATG GGTGAAGACAAATATTTGTCCCAGGAGAAACCCATAGTCATTGGCCCCTTGAAGACACCCGCAAGTCTGAAAGGCCACACCTACAAACCAGACATAAGCAATACCGCAGAATCGCTAGCCACAATCAGTAGGGTGAATATTGACATCTTACCTGCAGAAAGGAGGAACTCAGTGAACAACAGCTTAGTTCAAGAGAATAAACGAAGACACTTAGATGCCTCTAATGAGCTAGAAGGTAAATGTATTATTTCTCAAGTGAAAGAGAGGCTGCAGGATAACACTAAATCCAGTGCTCAACCTGGAAACCGAATTCCCACATGGTCCATTGACTATGTCATTGGAGAAAGGAATGACCCAGTGAAGCCTCTGCAGCCCCTAAACAAAGACCAAAATTTATCAAAGGACCAG gatcAAGTTGCTGCTGAATGTGTTATAGAAAAACAGGACAGAATCCACCCAGCTTTACAGCCACACAGCTCTGGATCTGAACCTTTCCTGTCTCAACAGCGGcggcagaagaaaagagaacataCTGAGCATAGTGGGGAAAAGAGACAG TTCCAAGAGACTCCTCCTCGtcttttgccttctctttctACTGTTGGAAAAGTGGATGTCACATCAACACAAAAAGATGCTGAAAACCAAAGTAGAGTGGTCACTGGGTCTGTGAGCAGTTCGAGGAACAGTGAGATATCATCATCAAAG GACCGACCATTATCAGCAAGAGAAAGGAGGCGACTAAAGCAGTCACAGGAAGAGATCTTCCCCTCAG GCCCTTCGGTGAGGAGAGTTTCTCTGAGTCCAGCCGGGCCAGGGAAACCACAAGAGGAAGGCCACCCTACCCCTGCTCAATGGTTGTCTTCTGACCACAGCGTTGCTCAG AAAAGGAAACTCACCCATTGTCTCTCTGAGGATGAGTTAAGTTCTTCTACAAGTTCAACTGATAAATCAAATGGGGATTTCAAGGAAGG gaaagGTCATACAAATGAAATGAGTGACTTGGTACAACTGATGACACAGACCCTGAAGTTGGACTCTAAAGAGAGCTATGAAGATCTCCCGGTACCAGAGCCAGTGTCAGAATTTAAACTTCATCGGAAGTATCGGGACACGCTGATACTTCATGGGAAAGTTGCAGAGGGGGCGGAGGAACTCGATTTTAAAGAGCTACCTTCAG
- the NEK4 gene encoding serine/threonine-protein kinase Nek4 isoform X5 has protein sequence MPLTAYCYLRVVGRGSYGEVTLVRHRRDGRQYVIKKLNLRNASSRERRAAEQEAQLLSQLKHPNIVTYKESWEGGDGLLYIVMGFCEGGDLYRKLKEQKGMLLSESQVVEWFVQIAMALQYLHEKHILHRDLKTQNVFLTRTNIIKVGDLGIARVLDNHCDMASTLIGTPYYMSPELFSNKPYNYKSDVWALGCCVYEMATLKHAFNAKDMNSLVYRIIEGKLPPMPKDYSPELAEIIRTMLSKRPEERPSVRSILRQPYIKRQISLFLEATKAKTSKNNIKNGDSKSKPVATVVSGKAELSHETVPPQPHSSEGSKTYVMGEDKYLSQEKPIVIGPLKTPASLKGHTYKPDISNTAESLATISRVNIDILPAERRNSVNNSLVQENKRRHLDASNELEGKCIISQVKERLQDNTKSSAQPGNRIPTWSIDYVIGERNDPVKPLQPLNKDQNLSKDQDQVAAECVIEKQDRIHPALQPHSSGSEPFLSQQRRQKKREHTEHSGEKRQFQETPPRLLPSLSTVGKVDVTSTQKDAENQSRVVTGSVSSSRNSEISSSKDRPLSARERRRLKQSQEEIFPSGPSVRRVSLSPAGPGKPQEEGHPTPAQWLSSDHSVAQKRKLTHCLSEDELSSSTSSTDKSNGDFKEGKGHTNEMSDLVQLMTQTLKLDSKESYEDLPVPEPVSEFKLHRKYRDTLILHGKVAEGAEELDFKELPSGAIVPGSEKIRRIVEVLRADVIRGLGIQLLEQVYDILEEEDELERERKIVKRRSKIFINQNPTEK, from the exons ATGCCCCTGACCGCCTACTGCTACCTGCGTGTCGTGGGCAGGGGCAGCTACGGGGAGGTGACGCTCGTGAGGCACCGACGGGACGGCAGGCAG TATGTCATCAAAAAGCTGAACCTCCGAAATGCCTCCAGCCGAGAGCGGCGAGCTGCTGAACAGGAAGCTCAGCTCTTGTCTCAGTTGAAGCATCCCAATATTGTCACCTACAAGGAGtcgtgggagggaggggatggtcTGCTGTATATCGTCATGGGCTTCTGTGAAGGAGGTGATCTGTACCGAAAGCTCAAAGAGCAGAAGGGGATGCTTCTGTCCGAGAGTCAGGTGGTGGAGTGGTTTGTTCAGATCGCTATGGCTCTGCAG tatttacATGAAAAACACATCCTTCACCGAGATCTAAAAACTCAAAATGTCTTCCTAACAAGAACAAACATCATCAAAGTGGGTGACCTAGGAATTGCCCGAGTGCTTGATAACCACTGTGACATGGCTAGCACCCTCATTGGCACACCCTACTACATGAGCCCTGAATTGTTCTCAAACAAACCCTACAACTATAAG tctgaTGTTTGGGCTCTGGGATGCTGTGTTTATGAAATGGCCACCCTGAAGCATGCTTTCAATGCAAAAGACATGAATTCTTTAGTTTATCGGATTATTGAAGGAAAG CTGCCACCAATGCCGAAAGATTACAGCCCAGAGCTGGCAGAAATAATAAGAACGATGCTGAGCAAAAGGCCTGAAGAAAGACCTTCTGTGAGGAGCATCCTAAGGCAGCCTTACATAAAGCGCCAAATATCCTTGTTTTTGGAGGCCACGAAGGC aaaaacttccaaaaataatattaaaaatggtgACTCTAAATCCAAGCCTGTGGCTACAGTGGTTTCTGGAAAGGCTGAATTAAGTCATGAAACCGTTCCCCCTCAACCACACTCTTCTGAGGGCTCCAAGACATATGTAATG GGTGAAGACAAATATTTGTCCCAGGAGAAACCCATAGTCATTGGCCCCTTGAAGACACCCGCAAGTCTGAAAGGCCACACCTACAAACCAGACATAAGCAATACCGCAGAATCGCTAGCCACAATCAGTAGGGTGAATATTGACATCTTACCTGCAGAAAGGAGGAACTCAGTGAACAACAGCTTAGTTCAAGAGAATAAACGAAGACACTTAGATGCCTCTAATGAGCTAGAAGGTAAATGTATTATTTCTCAAGTGAAAGAGAGGCTGCAGGATAACACTAAATCCAGTGCTCAACCTGGAAACCGAATTCCCACATGGTCCATTGACTATGTCATTGGAGAAAGGAATGACCCAGTGAAGCCTCTGCAGCCCCTAAACAAAGACCAAAATTTATCAAAGGACCAG gatcAAGTTGCTGCTGAATGTGTTATAGAAAAACAGGACAGAATCCACCCAGCTTTACAGCCACACAGCTCTGGATCTGAACCTTTCCTGTCTCAACAGCGGcggcagaagaaaagagaacataCTGAGCATAGTGGGGAAAAGAGACAG TTCCAAGAGACTCCTCCTCGtcttttgccttctctttctACTGTTGGAAAAGTGGATGTCACATCAACACAAAAAGATGCTGAAAACCAAAGTAGAGTGGTCACTGGGTCTGTGAGCAGTTCGAGGAACAGTGAGATATCATCATCAAAG GACCGACCATTATCAGCAAGAGAAAGGAGGCGACTAAAGCAGTCACAGGAAGAGATCTTCCCCTCAG GCCCTTCGGTGAGGAGAGTTTCTCTGAGTCCAGCCGGGCCAGGGAAACCACAAGAGGAAGGCCACCCTACCCCTGCTCAATGGTTGTCTTCTGACCACAGCGTTGCTCAG AAAAGGAAACTCACCCATTGTCTCTCTGAGGATGAGTTAAGTTCTTCTACAAGTTCAACTGATAAATCAAATGGGGATTTCAAGGAAGG gaaagGTCATACAAATGAAATGAGTGACTTGGTACAACTGATGACACAGACCCTGAAGTTGGACTCTAAAGAGAGCTATGAAGATCTCCCGGTACCAGAGCCAGTGTCAGAATTTAAACTTCATCGGAAGTATCGGGACACGCTGATACTTCATGGGAAAGTTGCAGAGGGGGCGGAGGAACTCGATTTTAAAGAGCTACCTTCAGGTG
- the NEK4 gene encoding serine/threonine-protein kinase Nek4 isoform X4, which translates to MPLTAYCYLRVVGRGSYGEVTLVRHRRDGRQYVIKKLNLRNASSRERRAAEQEAQLLSQLKHPNIVTYKESWEGGDGLLYIVMGFCEGGDLYRKLKEQKGMLLSESQVVEWFVQIAMALQYLHEKHILHRDLKTQNVFLTRTNIIKVGDLGIARVLDNHCDMASTLIGTPYYMSPELFSNKPYNYKSDVWALGCCVYEMATLKHAFNAKDMNSLVYRIIEGKLPPMPKDYSPELAEIIRTMLSKRPEERPSVRSILRQPYIKRQISLFLEATKAKTSKNNIKNGDSKSKPVATVVSGKAELSHETVPPQPHSSEGSKTYVMGEDKYLSQEKPIVIGPLKTPASLKGHTYKPDISNTAESLATISRVNIDILPAERRNSVNNSLVQENKRRHLDASNELEGKCIISQVKERLQDNTKSSAQPGNRIPTWSIDYVIGERNDPVKPLQPLNKDQNLSKDQDQVAAECVIEKQDRIHPALQPHSSGSEPFLSQQRRQKKREHTEHSGEKRQFQETPPRLLPSLSTVGKVDVTSTQKDAENQSRVVTGSVSSSRNSEISSSKDRPLSARERRRLKQSQEEIFPSGPSVRRVSLSPAGPGKPQEEGHPTPAQWLSSDHSVAQKRKLTHCLSEDELSSSTSSTDKSNGDFKEGKGHTNEMSDLVQLMTQTLKLDSKESYEDLPVPEPVSEFKLHRKYRDTLILHGKVAEGAEELDFKELPSAIVPGSEKIRRIVEVLRADVIRGLGIQLLEQVYDILEEEDELEREVRLREHMGEKYVTYNVKARQLKFFEDNVKF; encoded by the exons ATGCCCCTGACCGCCTACTGCTACCTGCGTGTCGTGGGCAGGGGCAGCTACGGGGAGGTGACGCTCGTGAGGCACCGACGGGACGGCAGGCAG TATGTCATCAAAAAGCTGAACCTCCGAAATGCCTCCAGCCGAGAGCGGCGAGCTGCTGAACAGGAAGCTCAGCTCTTGTCTCAGTTGAAGCATCCCAATATTGTCACCTACAAGGAGtcgtgggagggaggggatggtcTGCTGTATATCGTCATGGGCTTCTGTGAAGGAGGTGATCTGTACCGAAAGCTCAAAGAGCAGAAGGGGATGCTTCTGTCCGAGAGTCAGGTGGTGGAGTGGTTTGTTCAGATCGCTATGGCTCTGCAG tatttacATGAAAAACACATCCTTCACCGAGATCTAAAAACTCAAAATGTCTTCCTAACAAGAACAAACATCATCAAAGTGGGTGACCTAGGAATTGCCCGAGTGCTTGATAACCACTGTGACATGGCTAGCACCCTCATTGGCACACCCTACTACATGAGCCCTGAATTGTTCTCAAACAAACCCTACAACTATAAG tctgaTGTTTGGGCTCTGGGATGCTGTGTTTATGAAATGGCCACCCTGAAGCATGCTTTCAATGCAAAAGACATGAATTCTTTAGTTTATCGGATTATTGAAGGAAAG CTGCCACCAATGCCGAAAGATTACAGCCCAGAGCTGGCAGAAATAATAAGAACGATGCTGAGCAAAAGGCCTGAAGAAAGACCTTCTGTGAGGAGCATCCTAAGGCAGCCTTACATAAAGCGCCAAATATCCTTGTTTTTGGAGGCCACGAAGGC aaaaacttccaaaaataatattaaaaatggtgACTCTAAATCCAAGCCTGTGGCTACAGTGGTTTCTGGAAAGGCTGAATTAAGTCATGAAACCGTTCCCCCTCAACCACACTCTTCTGAGGGCTCCAAGACATATGTAATG GGTGAAGACAAATATTTGTCCCAGGAGAAACCCATAGTCATTGGCCCCTTGAAGACACCCGCAAGTCTGAAAGGCCACACCTACAAACCAGACATAAGCAATACCGCAGAATCGCTAGCCACAATCAGTAGGGTGAATATTGACATCTTACCTGCAGAAAGGAGGAACTCAGTGAACAACAGCTTAGTTCAAGAGAATAAACGAAGACACTTAGATGCCTCTAATGAGCTAGAAGGTAAATGTATTATTTCTCAAGTGAAAGAGAGGCTGCAGGATAACACTAAATCCAGTGCTCAACCTGGAAACCGAATTCCCACATGGTCCATTGACTATGTCATTGGAGAAAGGAATGACCCAGTGAAGCCTCTGCAGCCCCTAAACAAAGACCAAAATTTATCAAAGGACCAG gatcAAGTTGCTGCTGAATGTGTTATAGAAAAACAGGACAGAATCCACCCAGCTTTACAGCCACACAGCTCTGGATCTGAACCTTTCCTGTCTCAACAGCGGcggcagaagaaaagagaacataCTGAGCATAGTGGGGAAAAGAGACAG TTCCAAGAGACTCCTCCTCGtcttttgccttctctttctACTGTTGGAAAAGTGGATGTCACATCAACACAAAAAGATGCTGAAAACCAAAGTAGAGTGGTCACTGGGTCTGTGAGCAGTTCGAGGAACAGTGAGATATCATCATCAAAG GACCGACCATTATCAGCAAGAGAAAGGAGGCGACTAAAGCAGTCACAGGAAGAGATCTTCCCCTCAG GCCCTTCGGTGAGGAGAGTTTCTCTGAGTCCAGCCGGGCCAGGGAAACCACAAGAGGAAGGCCACCCTACCCCTGCTCAATGGTTGTCTTCTGACCACAGCGTTGCTCAG AAAAGGAAACTCACCCATTGTCTCTCTGAGGATGAGTTAAGTTCTTCTACAAGTTCAACTGATAAATCAAATGGGGATTTCAAGGAAGG gaaagGTCATACAAATGAAATGAGTGACTTGGTACAACTGATGACACAGACCCTGAAGTTGGACTCTAAAGAGAGCTATGAAGATCTCCCGGTACCAGAGCCAGTGTCAGAATTTAAACTTCATCGGAAGTATCGGGACACGCTGATACTTCATGGGAAAGTTGCAGAGGGGGCGGAGGAACTCGATTTTAAAGAGCTACCTTCAG
- the NEK4 gene encoding serine/threonine-protein kinase Nek4 isoform X1, whose translation MPLTAYCYLRVVGRGSYGEVTLVRHRRDGRQYVIKKLNLRNASSRERRAAEQEAQLLSQLKHPNIVTYKESWEGGDGLLYIVMGFCEGGDLYRKLKEQKGMLLSESQVVEWFVQIAMALQYLHEKHILHRDLKTQNVFLTRTNIIKVGDLGIARVLDNHCDMASTLIGTPYYMSPELFSNKPYNYKSDVWALGCCVYEMATLKHAFNAKDMNSLVYRIIEGKLPPMPKDYSPELAEIIRTMLSKRPEERPSVRSILRQPYIKRQISLFLEATKAKTSKNNIKNGDSKSKPVATVVSGKAELSHETVPPQPHSSEGSKTYVMGEDKYLSQEKPIVIGPLKTPASLKGHTYKPDISNTAESLATISRVNIDILPAERRNSVNNSLVQENKRRHLDASNELEGKCIISQVKERLQDNTKSSAQPGNRIPTWSIDYVIGERNDPVKPLQPLNKDQNLSKDQDQVAAECVIEKQDRIHPALQPHSSGSEPFLSQQRRQKKREHTEHSGEKRQFQETPPRLLPSLSTVGKVDVTSTQKDAENQSRVVTGSVSSSRNSEISSSKDRPLSARERRRLKQSQEEIFPSGPSVRRVSLSPAGPGKPQEEGHPTPAQWLSSDHSVAQKRKLTHCLSEDELSSSTSSTDKSNGDFKEGKGHTNEMSDLVQLMTQTLKLDSKESYEDLPVPEPVSEFKLHRKYRDTLILHGKVAEGAEELDFKELPSGAIVPGSEKIRRIVEVLRADVIRGLGIQLLEQVYDILEEEDELEREAKSGSTARELGVGTVACLSLSDTPTLEAQRG comes from the exons ATGCCCCTGACCGCCTACTGCTACCTGCGTGTCGTGGGCAGGGGCAGCTACGGGGAGGTGACGCTCGTGAGGCACCGACGGGACGGCAGGCAG TATGTCATCAAAAAGCTGAACCTCCGAAATGCCTCCAGCCGAGAGCGGCGAGCTGCTGAACAGGAAGCTCAGCTCTTGTCTCAGTTGAAGCATCCCAATATTGTCACCTACAAGGAGtcgtgggagggaggggatggtcTGCTGTATATCGTCATGGGCTTCTGTGAAGGAGGTGATCTGTACCGAAAGCTCAAAGAGCAGAAGGGGATGCTTCTGTCCGAGAGTCAGGTGGTGGAGTGGTTTGTTCAGATCGCTATGGCTCTGCAG tatttacATGAAAAACACATCCTTCACCGAGATCTAAAAACTCAAAATGTCTTCCTAACAAGAACAAACATCATCAAAGTGGGTGACCTAGGAATTGCCCGAGTGCTTGATAACCACTGTGACATGGCTAGCACCCTCATTGGCACACCCTACTACATGAGCCCTGAATTGTTCTCAAACAAACCCTACAACTATAAG tctgaTGTTTGGGCTCTGGGATGCTGTGTTTATGAAATGGCCACCCTGAAGCATGCTTTCAATGCAAAAGACATGAATTCTTTAGTTTATCGGATTATTGAAGGAAAG CTGCCACCAATGCCGAAAGATTACAGCCCAGAGCTGGCAGAAATAATAAGAACGATGCTGAGCAAAAGGCCTGAAGAAAGACCTTCTGTGAGGAGCATCCTAAGGCAGCCTTACATAAAGCGCCAAATATCCTTGTTTTTGGAGGCCACGAAGGC aaaaacttccaaaaataatattaaaaatggtgACTCTAAATCCAAGCCTGTGGCTACAGTGGTTTCTGGAAAGGCTGAATTAAGTCATGAAACCGTTCCCCCTCAACCACACTCTTCTGAGGGCTCCAAGACATATGTAATG GGTGAAGACAAATATTTGTCCCAGGAGAAACCCATAGTCATTGGCCCCTTGAAGACACCCGCAAGTCTGAAAGGCCACACCTACAAACCAGACATAAGCAATACCGCAGAATCGCTAGCCACAATCAGTAGGGTGAATATTGACATCTTACCTGCAGAAAGGAGGAACTCAGTGAACAACAGCTTAGTTCAAGAGAATAAACGAAGACACTTAGATGCCTCTAATGAGCTAGAAGGTAAATGTATTATTTCTCAAGTGAAAGAGAGGCTGCAGGATAACACTAAATCCAGTGCTCAACCTGGAAACCGAATTCCCACATGGTCCATTGACTATGTCATTGGAGAAAGGAATGACCCAGTGAAGCCTCTGCAGCCCCTAAACAAAGACCAAAATTTATCAAAGGACCAG gatcAAGTTGCTGCTGAATGTGTTATAGAAAAACAGGACAGAATCCACCCAGCTTTACAGCCACACAGCTCTGGATCTGAACCTTTCCTGTCTCAACAGCGGcggcagaagaaaagagaacataCTGAGCATAGTGGGGAAAAGAGACAG TTCCAAGAGACTCCTCCTCGtcttttgccttctctttctACTGTTGGAAAAGTGGATGTCACATCAACACAAAAAGATGCTGAAAACCAAAGTAGAGTGGTCACTGGGTCTGTGAGCAGTTCGAGGAACAGTGAGATATCATCATCAAAG GACCGACCATTATCAGCAAGAGAAAGGAGGCGACTAAAGCAGTCACAGGAAGAGATCTTCCCCTCAG GCCCTTCGGTGAGGAGAGTTTCTCTGAGTCCAGCCGGGCCAGGGAAACCACAAGAGGAAGGCCACCCTACCCCTGCTCAATGGTTGTCTTCTGACCACAGCGTTGCTCAG AAAAGGAAACTCACCCATTGTCTCTCTGAGGATGAGTTAAGTTCTTCTACAAGTTCAACTGATAAATCAAATGGGGATTTCAAGGAAGG gaaagGTCATACAAATGAAATGAGTGACTTGGTACAACTGATGACACAGACCCTGAAGTTGGACTCTAAAGAGAGCTATGAAGATCTCCCGGTACCAGAGCCAGTGTCAGAATTTAAACTTCATCGGAAGTATCGGGACACGCTGATACTTCATGGGAAAGTTGCAGAGGGGGCGGAGGAACTCGATTTTAAAGAGCTACCTTCAGGTG